Proteins encoded by one window of Vicia villosa cultivar HV-30 ecotype Madison, WI unplaced genomic scaffold, Vvil1.0 ctg.000109F_1_1, whole genome shotgun sequence:
- the LOC131624240 gene encoding uncharacterized protein LOC131624240, with translation MQTELPRGCKVPKFTTLSGDTSESTDEHIARCFTVVPEHELVEMSAGRLDYYIIKKLDTQYLRDMTQLAVRVRQVELLKAKRARASKNYKKERVAYVKAEEEEEPEVFSDPYGFEELEINLAELKEAPPYSCKVLTPSNEKNLVEIEKNVKFPKKTYTFDDVIQNAIKEGRIKFGEKAKSHMKFDTDPLHVAETNCVEPVDDNMVDIAGFKEDDEG, from the exons ATGCAAACAGAGTTACCAAGGGGTTGTAAGGTCCCTAAATTCACAACACTTTCAGGAGATACCAGTGAGTCCACTGACGAACACATAGCCAG GTGTTTTACAGTGGTACCTGagcatgaattagttgaaatgtCTGCAGGTAGGCTAGACTACTATATCATAAAGAAATTAGACACTCAGTATCTAAGAGATATGACTCAATTGGCAgttagggttcgacaggtcgaactcTTAAAGGCTAAAAGAGCAAGGGCAAGTAAAAATTACAAGAAAGAGAGGGTGGCCTATGTCAAagccgaagaagaagaagaaccagaGGTCTTCAGCGATCCTTATGGGTTCGAAGAACTTGAAATAAATTTGGcagaattaaaagaggcaccaccATACTCTTGTAAGGTTCTTACTCCCTCCAATGAGAAGAACCTTGTCGAAATAGAAAAGAATGTTaagttccctaagaaaacttacacattTGAT GATgttattcaaaatgctatcaaggagGGAAGGATAAAGTTTGGCGAAAAAGCCAAGAGTCACATGAAGTTCGACACTGATCCCCTCCACGTTGCAGAGACCAATTGTGTTGAACCTGTTGATGACAATATGGTGGACATTGCTGGGtttaaagaagatgatgaaggatag